Proteins encoded by one window of Cyanobium sp. NS01:
- a CDS encoding carbohydrate kinase gives MAASPPLVLCLGEALVDRLGPLGGDPASAPAGDCDDRLGGAPANVACALARLGRQAAFLGRLGRDPAGEALAALFRARGVDTSGLQWDAERPTRIVLVRRDLAGERQFGGFAGNRGEGFADEALQAVTLPQQASWLLVGTLPLAGGAAAALERAVEQAGIAGVALAVDVNWRPTFWDDTAPPDAAPRPEQAAAMLALLQRATLLKCAAEEAQWLFGSADPEQVRAALPQQPAVVVTDGAAPLRWCLGRSSGVMAPYRVPVLDSTGAGDAFTAGLLHGLVARPDLLGGQDGLAVEQLMRFASGCGALVCQGAGAIDPQPTAAQVEAFLAARQSGPPH, from the coding sequence ATGGCTGCCTCACCACCGCTGGTGCTCTGCCTCGGCGAGGCGCTGGTGGATCGCCTGGGACCCCTGGGCGGCGATCCCGCCAGCGCCCCTGCCGGCGACTGCGACGACCGCCTCGGTGGCGCCCCCGCCAATGTGGCCTGCGCCCTGGCCCGCCTGGGCAGGCAGGCGGCCTTCCTGGGCCGGCTGGGCCGGGACCCGGCTGGCGAGGCCCTGGCGGCGCTGTTCCGGGCCCGGGGCGTCGACACCAGCGGCCTGCAGTGGGATGCCGAGCGGCCCACCCGCATCGTGCTGGTGCGCCGTGACCTGGCCGGCGAGCGCCAGTTCGGTGGCTTCGCGGGCAACCGTGGCGAGGGCTTCGCCGACGAGGCCCTGCAGGCCGTCACCCTGCCGCAGCAGGCCAGCTGGTTGCTGGTGGGCACCCTGCCCCTGGCCGGCGGCGCCGCGGCGGCCCTGGAGCGTGCCGTGGAGCAGGCCGGAATCGCCGGCGTGGCCCTGGCGGTGGATGTCAACTGGCGACCCACCTTCTGGGATGACACGGCGCCGCCGGACGCGGCTCCCAGGCCGGAGCAGGCCGCTGCCATGCTCGCCCTGCTGCAGCGGGCCACCCTGCTCAAGTGCGCCGCCGAAGAGGCGCAGTGGCTGTTCGGCAGTGCCGATCCAGAGCAGGTTCGGGCGGCCCTGCCCCAGCAGCCGGCCGTGGTGGTCACCGATGGGGCGGCGCCGCTGCGCTGGTGCCTGGGACGATCCAGTGGCGTCATGGCCCCCTACCGGGTGCCGGTGCTCGACAGCACCGGGGCCGGGGATGCGTTCACGGCCGGGCTGCTGCATGGCCTGGTGGCCAGGCCTGATCTGCTGGGTGGCCAGGACGGGCTGGCGGTGGAGCAGCTGATGCGCTTCGCCAGCGGCTGCGGCGCCCTGGTGTGCCAGGGGGCCGGCGCCATCGATCCCCAGCCCACTGCCGCTCAGGTGGAGGCCTTTCTGGCGGCTCGGCAGAGCGGGCCTCCGCACTGA
- a CDS encoding NDP-hexose 2,3-dehydratase family protein — MPPESLLSWLDHRRRLCDMDVEEIPWRQSREWHYSGGALQHHSGGFFSIVGVQAETGSGVTLRQPLINQPEIGILGFLLQRRGGVPHLLIQAKPEPGNIGLCQAAPSVQATRSNYQRLHHGKATPFLDFFTGHAAALVHADSLQSEQGTRFLGKYNRNMTVEVPPELPLDTPEGYHWAPVPEVCALLGSDFQINTDARSVLASSDWSLLAGGTVPFGRWHGQGGIGESLLRSHAAPAGQAHSSEQTILAALEQLRQAYPFQVRTVSLDRELDWLEGRQPRLLGPAGSFDVRQVAVRSSEREVQSWDQPIVAQERQGTAVLLGRHVNGVLHLLFRCRAEIGFREGFQYGPALQDAGGAPSPVPELDAEELVLQELLGRATPLLSSLHSDEGGRFYRSVARYSIALMAEDDALPSSPSLGWMTLGQIERLLKRQGVFSNEARSLISMLLAYL, encoded by the coding sequence ATGCCGCCTGAGTCGCTGCTGTCCTGGTTGGACCATCGCCGCCGGCTCTGCGACATGGATGTGGAGGAGATCCCCTGGCGGCAGTCGCGGGAGTGGCACTACAGCGGTGGCGCCCTGCAGCACCACTCGGGTGGCTTCTTCAGCATCGTGGGGGTCCAGGCCGAAACCGGCTCCGGCGTCACCCTGCGCCAGCCCCTGATCAACCAGCCTGAGATCGGCATCCTCGGCTTTCTGCTGCAGCGCCGCGGCGGCGTGCCCCATCTGCTGATCCAGGCCAAGCCGGAACCGGGCAACATCGGCCTCTGTCAGGCCGCTCCCTCGGTGCAGGCCACCCGCAGCAACTACCAGCGCCTGCACCACGGCAAGGCCACCCCGTTTCTCGACTTCTTCACCGGCCATGCGGCCGCCCTGGTGCATGCCGACAGCCTGCAGTCCGAGCAGGGCACCCGCTTCCTGGGCAAGTACAACCGCAACATGACGGTGGAAGTGCCACCGGAGCTGCCCCTCGACACGCCGGAGGGGTATCACTGGGCCCCGGTACCCGAGGTGTGTGCCCTGCTGGGCAGCGACTTCCAGATCAACACCGATGCCCGCTCGGTGCTGGCCAGCTCCGACTGGTCGCTGCTGGCCGGCGGCACGGTGCCCTTCGGCCGCTGGCACGGTCAGGGGGGGATCGGTGAGAGCCTGCTGCGCTCCCACGCGGCGCCGGCCGGCCAGGCCCACAGCAGCGAGCAGACCATCCTGGCGGCGCTGGAGCAGCTGCGCCAGGCCTACCCCTTCCAGGTGCGCACCGTGTCGCTGGATCGGGAGCTGGACTGGCTGGAGGGCCGCCAGCCGCGCCTGCTGGGGCCAGCGGGCAGCTTCGATGTGCGCCAGGTGGCCGTGCGCTCCAGCGAACGCGAGGTGCAGAGCTGGGATCAGCCGATCGTGGCCCAGGAGCGCCAGGGCACGGCGGTGCTGCTGGGGCGCCACGTCAACGGAGTGCTGCACCTGCTGTTCCGCTGCCGCGCTGAGATCGGCTTCCGCGAGGGTTTTCAGTACGGCCCGGCCCTTCAGGATGCCGGCGGAGCCCCCTCGCCGGTGCCGGAACTCGATGCTGAGGAGCTCGTGCTGCAGGAACTCCTGGGGCGGGCCACCCCCTTGCTCAGCAGCCTCCATTCCGATGAGGGAGGGCGCTTCTACCGCTCCGTCGCCCGCTACAGCATCGCCCTGATGGCGGAGGACGATGCGCTGCCCAGCTCGCCATCACTGGGCTGGATGACCCTCGGCCAGATCGAGCGGCTGCTCAAGCGCCAGGGCGTGTTCTCCAATGAGGCGCGCAGCCTGATCTCGATGCTGCTGGCTTACCTGTGA
- a CDS encoding single-stranded DNA-binding protein, whose translation MGVNSITLVGRAGRDPEVRYFESGSVVANLTLAVNRRSRDDEPDWFNLEIWGKQAQVAADYVRKGSLLGIIGSFKLDRWTDRTSGEERTKPVIRVDRLELLGSRRDAEGAMGGGGGSFGGGGGYGGGEPSEEEVPF comes from the coding sequence ATGGGCGTCAATTCCATCACTCTCGTCGGCCGTGCCGGCCGCGATCCCGAAGTGCGCTACTTCGAGTCCGGCAGCGTGGTGGCCAACCTCACCCTGGCGGTGAACCGGCGCAGCCGCGACGACGAACCGGACTGGTTCAACCTCGAGATCTGGGGCAAGCAGGCCCAGGTGGCCGCCGACTATGTGCGCAAGGGCTCCCTGCTGGGGATCATCGGCAGCTTCAAGCTCGACCGCTGGACCGACCGCACCAGCGGTGAGGAACGCACCAAACCGGTGATCCGGGTGGATCGCCTCGAGCTGCTGGGCTCCCGCCGCGACGCCGAGGGCGCCATGGGCGGAGGTGGCGGCAGCTTCGGCGGTGGGGGCGGCTACGGCGGTGGCGAACCCAGTGAGGAGGAAGTGCCGTTCTGA
- the ahcY gene encoding adenosylhomocysteinase, protein MVATPTAPTLQTTSSYVIADIDLADFGRKEIAIAETEMPGLMALRRSFGAQQPLKGARIAGSLHMTIQTAVLIDTLTALGAEVRWASCNIFSTQDHAAAAIAASGVPVFAYKGESLDEYWAFTHRILEWGDGGTPNMILDDGGDATGLVILGTKAEQDPSVLDHPSNEEETALFNSIRQKLAVQPGFYSRIHAAIQGVTEETTTGVARLYQLQKAGELPFPAINVNDSVTKSKFDNLYGCRESLVDSIKRATDVMVAGKVALVMGYGDVGKGSAQSLRGLGATVMIAEIDPICALQAAMEGYRVVRLDDVVADVDIFVTATGNFQVIRHEHLIRMKDQAIVCNIGHFDNEIDVASLKQYSWDNIKPQVDHILLPSGNRIILLAEGRLVNLGCATGHPSFVMSNSFTNQVLAQIELFTKGDHYGKEVYVLPKHLDEMVARLHLEKIGARLTELSAEQAAYINVPVEGPYKLAHYRY, encoded by the coding sequence ATGGTGGCCACCCCCACTGCGCCCACGCTGCAGACCACATCGTCGTATGTGATCGCCGACATCGACCTCGCTGACTTCGGTCGCAAGGAGATCGCCATCGCCGAAACGGAGATGCCGGGCCTGATGGCCCTGCGCCGCAGCTTCGGCGCCCAGCAGCCCCTCAAGGGCGCCCGCATCGCCGGGTCGCTGCACATGACGATCCAGACGGCCGTTCTGATCGACACCCTCACGGCCCTCGGCGCCGAGGTGCGCTGGGCCAGCTGCAACATCTTCTCCACCCAGGACCACGCCGCCGCCGCGATCGCCGCCAGCGGCGTGCCTGTGTTCGCCTACAAGGGCGAAAGCCTCGATGAATACTGGGCCTTCACCCACCGCATCCTCGAGTGGGGCGATGGCGGCACGCCCAACATGATCCTCGACGACGGTGGCGATGCCACCGGTCTGGTGATTCTCGGCACCAAGGCCGAGCAGGATCCCTCCGTTCTCGATCACCCCTCCAACGAAGAGGAAACCGCTCTCTTCAACAGCATCCGCCAGAAGCTCGCGGTCCAGCCGGGCTTCTACTCCCGCATCCATGCCGCCATCCAGGGCGTCACCGAGGAAACCACCACGGGTGTGGCGCGGCTGTACCAGCTTCAGAAGGCCGGTGAACTCCCCTTCCCGGCGATCAACGTCAACGATTCGGTCACCAAGAGCAAGTTCGACAACCTCTACGGCTGCCGCGAATCCCTGGTGGATTCGATCAAGCGCGCCACCGACGTGATGGTGGCCGGCAAGGTGGCCCTGGTGATGGGCTACGGCGATGTGGGCAAGGGCTCGGCCCAGTCGCTCAGAGGCCTCGGCGCCACGGTGATGATTGCCGAGATCGACCCCATCTGCGCCCTGCAGGCGGCCATGGAGGGCTACCGCGTGGTGCGCCTCGACGACGTGGTGGCCGACGTGGACATCTTCGTGACCGCCACCGGCAACTTCCAGGTGATCCGCCACGAGCACCTGATCCGCATGAAGGATCAGGCGATCGTCTGCAACATCGGCCACTTCGACAACGAGATCGATGTGGCGTCCCTGAAGCAGTACAGCTGGGACAACATCAAGCCCCAGGTGGATCACATCCTGCTGCCCAGCGGCAACCGGATCATCCTGCTGGCTGAGGGCCGGCTGGTGAACCTGGGCTGCGCCACCGGTCACCCCAGCTTCGTGATGAGCAACTCCTTCACCAACCAGGTGCTGGCCCAGATCGAGCTGTTCACCAAGGGGGACCACTACGGCAAGGAGGTGTACGTGCTGCCCAAGCACCTCGATGAGATGGTGGCCCGCCTGCACCTCGAGAAGATCGGCGCCCGGCTCACCGAGCTCAGTGCCGAGCAGGCCGCCTACATCAACGTGCCTGTGGAAGGGCCCTACAAGCTCGCGCACTACCGCTACTGA
- a CDS encoding RpoD/SigA family RNA polymerase sigma factor: MPAVDGDLVRSYLRDIGRVPLLSHEQEITLGRQVQELMALEEIEQELTMRAGGTAPERPELAAAAGLSLPVLKKRLQAGRRAKERMVAANLRLVVSVAKKYTKRNMELLDLIQEGTIGLVRGVEKFDPTRGYKFSTYAYWWIRQGITRAIAEKSRTIRLPIHITETLNKLKKGQRELSQELGRTPTVSELAVFVELPEEEVKDLLCRARQPVSLETKVGDGEDTELLDLLAGDGELPEERVDGECLKGDLRALLEQLPELQGRVLKMRYGIDPASAEMAEPMSLTGIGRVLGISRDRVRNLERDGLAGLRRLGSAVEAYVAS; encoded by the coding sequence ATGCCGGCCGTGGATGGAGACCTGGTGCGCAGCTACCTGCGGGACATCGGCCGGGTGCCGTTGCTGAGCCATGAGCAGGAGATCACCCTGGGCCGCCAGGTGCAGGAGCTGATGGCTCTTGAGGAGATCGAACAGGAGCTGACGATGCGTGCCGGGGGTACGGCGCCGGAGCGGCCGGAGCTGGCGGCGGCGGCGGGCCTGAGCCTGCCGGTGCTGAAGAAGCGTCTGCAGGCGGGCCGCCGTGCCAAGGAGCGGATGGTGGCGGCGAACCTGCGGCTGGTGGTGAGCGTGGCGAAGAAATACACCAAGCGGAACATGGAGCTGCTGGACCTGATCCAGGAGGGCACGATCGGCCTGGTGCGGGGTGTGGAGAAGTTCGACCCGACGCGGGGCTACAAGTTCAGTACGTATGCGTACTGGTGGATCCGGCAGGGGATCACGCGGGCGATCGCGGAGAAGAGCCGCACGATCCGGCTGCCGATCCACATCACCGAAACGCTGAACAAGCTGAAGAAGGGTCAGCGGGAACTGAGCCAGGAGCTGGGCCGCACGCCCACGGTGAGCGAGCTGGCGGTGTTTGTGGAGCTGCCGGAGGAGGAGGTGAAGGACCTGCTGTGCCGGGCGCGGCAGCCGGTGAGCCTGGAGACGAAGGTGGGTGACGGCGAGGACACGGAACTGCTCGACCTGCTGGCCGGTGATGGGGAGCTGCCGGAGGAGCGTGTGGACGGAGAGTGCCTGAAGGGCGACCTGCGTGCGCTGCTGGAGCAGCTGCCTGAACTGCAGGGCCGGGTGCTGAAGATGCGCTACGGCATCGATCCCGCGTCGGCCGAGATGGCTGAGCCGATGAGCCTCACCGGGATCGGTCGCGTGCTGGGCATCAGCCGCGACCGCGTGCGCAACCTCGAGCGCGATGGTCTGGCCGGCCTGCGCCGTCTGGGCAGCGCCGTGGAGGCCTATGTGGCCAGCTGA
- a CDS encoding glycosyltransferase family 2 protein, which produces MSAVLPPAARVSFVIATYQRVDALRSTLRALQLQTCADWEAVVVGDCCAPDTGAMLAELADARLRYYNLSERFGEQSGPNSFGLALARAPVVCFLNHDDLLLPDHLELGLQRLEQSGADLLLAPALKLATCHEAPDGSIRPVFMKRLTIGPELRDLRLLLRPEDLYYDPSSFWLVRTAYARRVGPWIHSSRLWRTSLRDWLLRAWRLGGRFVFTPDLAGIRVVSHNHRGSRHRYNALTPEHQRLIRLFESLSPEQLRQRLPRKLRQTAAQLGRPIGRRERPAALTPGLRLQALLYRLLGFDWQVLRWRRQGVEPGAYHSRLLRQRTGETLALVPDLARLLAEPERYREASVPGSQQAR; this is translated from the coding sequence GTGAGCGCCGTGCTGCCCCCGGCCGCCCGCGTCAGTTTCGTGATCGCCACCTACCAACGGGTGGATGCCCTGCGCAGCACCCTGCGGGCGCTGCAGCTGCAGACCTGTGCCGACTGGGAGGCCGTGGTGGTGGGCGACTGCTGCGCGCCTGACACGGGCGCCATGCTCGCTGAGCTGGCTGATGCCCGCCTGCGCTACTACAACCTGAGCGAGCGCTTCGGGGAGCAGTCGGGCCCCAATTCCTTCGGGCTGGCCCTGGCCAGGGCGCCGGTAGTGTGTTTCCTCAACCACGACGACCTGCTGCTGCCGGATCACCTGGAACTGGGCCTGCAGCGGCTTGAGCAGAGCGGCGCCGACCTGCTGCTGGCGCCGGCCCTGAAGCTGGCCACCTGCCACGAAGCGCCCGATGGTTCAATTCGGCCCGTGTTCATGAAGCGCCTCACGATCGGCCCCGAGCTCAGGGATCTGCGCCTGCTGCTCCGCCCCGAAGACCTCTACTACGACCCCAGCAGTTTCTGGCTGGTGCGCACGGCCTACGCCCGCCGCGTCGGCCCCTGGATCCATTCCAGCCGCCTCTGGCGCACCTCCCTGCGCGACTGGCTGCTGCGCGCCTGGCGCCTGGGCGGCCGTTTCGTCTTCACGCCAGACCTCGCCGGCATCCGGGTGGTGAGCCACAACCACCGCGGCAGCCGCCATCGCTACAACGCCCTCACCCCGGAGCACCAGCGGCTGATCCGCCTGTTCGAATCGCTCAGCCCCGAGCAGCTGCGCCAGCGGCTTCCGCGCAAGCTGCGCCAGACCGCCGCCCAGCTCGGCCGTCCCATCGGCCGGCGTGAGCGGCCTGCCGCCCTGACCCCGGGCCTGCGGCTGCAGGCGCTGCTCTATCGCCTGCTGGGCTTCGACTGGCAGGTGCTGCGCTGGCGTCGCCAGGGGGTGGAGCCCGGTGCCTACCACTCCCGGCTGCTGCGCCAGCGCACCGGAGAAACCCTGGCGCTGGTGCCGGATCTGGCCAGGCTGCTGGCCGAACCTGAGCGCTACCGGGAGGCGTCTGTTCCCGGTTCCCAGCAGGCGCGGTAG
- the mgtE gene encoding magnesium transporter, with protein MSEAKAPNQELSGVGRVMVAEMVSRQLATLLEAGNYDGAKLLLQPVQEVDIAEAIGTLPRTLQALAFRLLPKDEAIEVYEYLDGAVQQSLLDRLRSGEVLELVESMSPDDRVRLFDELPAKVVRRLLAELSPAERRVTAQLLGYAAETAGRLMTTEFIDLKEFHSAAQALELVRRRARDTETIYSLYVTDGSRYLTGILSLRDLVVADPQDRIGDVMTREVVSVSTETDQEEVARAIQRYDFLAVPVVDREERLVGIVTVDDVIDVIEQEATRDLYAAGAVQAGDEDDYFQSNLFTVARRRVVWLSVLVVANGFTSEVIALQGEVLNQVVLLAAFIPLLIGTGGNVGAQSSTVVIRGLSTQRIQALGAWRTIVREAVAGALLGLLMLVVVVPWAWWRGEGPLVGLSVGISLLAITTLAATAGAALPLLFDRLKLDPALMSAPFITTATDVAGVFIYLSTAGWLIGHFGMG; from the coding sequence ATGAGCGAGGCGAAGGCCCCGAACCAGGAGCTCTCCGGCGTCGGCCGCGTCATGGTTGCTGAGATGGTGTCTCGCCAGCTGGCCACCCTGCTGGAGGCCGGCAACTATGACGGCGCCAAGCTGCTGCTGCAGCCCGTGCAGGAGGTGGACATCGCCGAGGCGATCGGCACGCTGCCGCGCACCCTGCAGGCCCTGGCCTTCCGGCTGCTGCCCAAGGACGAGGCCATCGAGGTCTACGAATACCTCGACGGTGCGGTGCAGCAGAGCCTGCTCGACCGGCTGCGCTCCGGCGAGGTGCTGGAGCTGGTGGAGAGCATGTCGCCGGATGATCGGGTGCGGCTGTTCGATGAGTTGCCGGCCAAGGTGGTGCGCCGGCTGCTGGCGGAGCTGAGCCCGGCCGAGCGCAGGGTCACCGCCCAGCTGCTGGGCTACGCCGCCGAGACGGCGGGGCGCCTGATGACCACGGAATTCATTGATCTGAAGGAGTTCCACAGCGCCGCCCAGGCCCTTGAACTGGTGCGCCGCCGCGCCCGCGACACCGAGACCATCTATTCCCTCTATGTGACCGACGGCTCGCGCTATCTCACCGGCATCCTGTCGCTGCGGGACCTGGTGGTGGCCGACCCCCAGGACCGCATCGGCGATGTGATGACCCGGGAGGTGGTGAGCGTGTCCACCGAGACCGACCAGGAGGAGGTGGCCCGCGCCATCCAGCGCTACGACTTCCTGGCCGTGCCCGTGGTGGACCGCGAGGAGCGGCTGGTGGGGATCGTCACGGTGGACGACGTGATCGACGTGATCGAGCAGGAGGCCACCCGTGACCTCTACGCCGCCGGCGCCGTGCAGGCCGGCGATGAGGACGACTATTTCCAGAGCAACCTGTTCACCGTGGCTCGGCGCCGGGTCGTGTGGCTCTCGGTGCTGGTGGTGGCCAACGGCTTCACCTCCGAGGTGATCGCCCTGCAGGGCGAGGTGCTCAACCAGGTGGTGCTGCTGGCGGCCTTCATTCCGTTGCTGATCGGCACCGGCGGCAACGTCGGCGCCCAGAGCTCCACCGTGGTGATCCGCGGCCTCAGCACCCAGCGGATCCAGGCCCTGGGGGCCTGGCGCACGATCGTGCGGGAGGCGGTGGCCGGAGCCCTGCTGGGCCTGCTGATGCTGGTGGTGGTGGTGCCCTGGGCCTGGTGGCGCGGCGAAGGCCCCCTGGTGGGGCTCTCGGTGGGGATCAGCCTGCTGGCGATCACCACCCTGGCGGCCACGGCAGGGGCGGCGCTGCCGCTGCTCTTCGATCGTCTCAAGCTGGATCCGGCGCTGATGTCGGCACCCTTCATCACCACCGCCACCGATGTGGCCGGGGTGTTCATCTACCTGAGCACCGCGGGCTGGCTGATCGGCCACTTCGGCATGGGCTGA
- the tsaE gene encoding tRNA (adenosine(37)-N6)-threonylcarbamoyltransferase complex ATPase subunit type 1 TsaE → MSPSSPPWRRQQLADACATRALGAALALWLKPTGPGLAAQAPMLLLQGDLGSGKTCLVQGLATALGIDEPITSPTFALAQHYLPRGADAAARPLVHLDLYRLEQAGAADELLAQEEESALELGAVLAVEWPERLSLPPSEAWWLELQLLDGADPEAGRQALLWRPAKAR, encoded by the coding sequence GTGAGCCCCTCCAGCCCGCCCTGGCGCCGCCAGCAGCTCGCCGATGCCTGCGCCACCCGGGCCCTGGGGGCGGCGCTGGCGCTGTGGCTGAAGCCCACGGGCCCGGGGCTGGCGGCCCAGGCGCCGATGCTGCTGTTGCAGGGCGACCTCGGCAGCGGCAAGACCTGCCTGGTGCAGGGCCTGGCCACGGCCCTGGGCATCGACGAACCGATCACCAGCCCCACCTTCGCCCTGGCCCAGCACTACCTGCCGCGGGGAGCCGATGCAGCGGCGCGGCCGCTTGTGCACCTCGATCTCTACCGGCTGGAGCAGGCGGGCGCGGCCGATGAGCTGCTGGCCCAGGAAGAGGAAAGTGCGCTTGAGCTGGGCGCCGTGCTGGCCGTGGAATGGCCCGAGCGGCTGAGCCTGCCCCCCAGCGAGGCCTGGTGGCTGGAGCTGCAGCTGCTGGATGGCGCCGACCCCGAGGCCGGCCGCCAGGCCCTGCTCTGGCGCCCGGCCAAGGCTCGCTAG